Proteins from a single region of Streptomyces sp. Tu 3180:
- a CDS encoding NADP-dependent isocitrate dehydrogenase, protein MTDSTIIYTHTDEAPALATYSFLPVVQAYASQAGVAVETRDISLAGRIIAVFPEYLTEDQRIPDALAELGELAKTPAANIIKLPNISASIPQLKAAIAELQGQGYALPDYPDDPKTDEEREIRARYDKVKGSAVNPVLREGNSDRRAPASVKNYAKTHPHRMGAWTPESRTNVATMGENDFRSTEKSVVIAEDGALRIELVGDDGTTTVLRESVPVLKDEVVDASVMRVAALREFLAAQVARAKQEGVLFSVHLKATMMKVSDPIIFGHVVRAFFPKTFAKYGEKLAAAGLTPNDGLGGIYKGLESLPEGDEIKASFDAELAEGPALAMVDSDKGITNLHVPSDVIVDASMPAMIRTSGHMWGPDGQEADTLAVLPDSSYSGVYQAVIDDCRANGAYDPATMGSVPNVGLMAQKAEEYGSHDKTFEIPATGTVRLVDQAGNVVLEQTVSAGDIFRACQTKDAPIRDWVKLAVTRARATGAPAVFWLDETRAHDANLIAKVKQYLPEHDTEGLDIRILSPVEATKLSVERIRRGEDTISVTGNVLRDYLTDLFPILELGTSAKMLSVVPLMAGGGLFETGAGGSAPKHVQQLVKENYLRWDSLGEFFALVPSLEQYAKTTGNARAQVLADTLDRATATFLNEDKSPTRRIGGIDNRGSHFYLSLYWAQELARQTDDADLAKAFAPLAETLSANEQRIVDELNAVQGEPAEIGGYYRPDPAKAAEVMRPSATWNEALASLS, encoded by the coding sequence GTGACTGACTCGACCATCATCTATACGCACACTGACGAGGCCCCGGCCCTGGCGACGTATTCCTTCCTGCCGGTGGTCCAGGCGTACGCCTCGCAGGCGGGTGTCGCCGTGGAGACGCGGGACATCTCGCTGGCCGGGCGCATCATCGCCGTGTTCCCGGAGTACCTGACCGAGGACCAGCGCATCCCGGACGCCCTCGCCGAGCTCGGTGAGCTGGCCAAGACGCCCGCGGCCAACATCATCAAGCTGCCGAACATCTCGGCGTCGATCCCGCAGCTCAAGGCCGCGATCGCCGAGCTGCAGGGCCAGGGCTACGCGCTGCCGGACTACCCGGACGACCCGAAGACCGACGAGGAGCGCGAGATCCGCGCCCGCTACGACAAGGTCAAGGGCTCGGCGGTGAACCCGGTCCTGCGTGAGGGCAACTCCGACCGTCGCGCCCCCGCCTCGGTGAAGAACTACGCCAAGACCCACCCGCACCGCATGGGCGCCTGGACCCCCGAGTCCAGGACCAACGTGGCGACCATGGGCGAGAACGACTTCCGCTCCACCGAGAAGTCGGTCGTCATCGCCGAGGACGGCGCGCTGCGCATCGAGCTCGTCGGCGACGACGGCACCACCACGGTGCTGCGCGAGTCCGTCCCCGTCCTCAAGGACGAGGTCGTCGACGCCTCCGTGATGCGGGTCGCCGCGCTGCGCGAGTTCCTGGCCGCGCAGGTCGCCCGGGCCAAGCAGGAGGGCGTGCTGTTCTCGGTGCACCTGAAGGCCACGATGATGAAGGTCTCCGACCCGATCATCTTCGGTCACGTGGTGCGCGCCTTCTTCCCGAAGACGTTCGCGAAGTACGGCGAGAAGCTCGCCGCGGCCGGCCTGACCCCGAACGACGGTCTGGGCGGCATCTACAAGGGCCTGGAGTCCCTGCCCGAGGGCGACGAGATCAAGGCGTCCTTCGACGCCGAGCTCGCCGAGGGCCCGGCGCTGGCGATGGTCGACTCCGACAAGGGCATCACCAACCTGCACGTCCCCTCGGACGTCATCGTCGACGCCTCCATGCCGGCCATGATCCGCACCTCCGGCCACATGTGGGGCCCGGACGGCCAGGAGGCCGACACCCTCGCCGTCCTGCCGGACTCCAGCTACTCCGGTGTCTACCAGGCCGTGATCGACGACTGCCGCGCCAACGGCGCCTACGACCCGGCCACCATGGGCTCCGTGCCCAACGTGGGCCTGATGGCGCAGAAGGCCGAGGAGTACGGCAGCCACGACAAGACCTTCGAGATCCCGGCCACCGGCACCGTCCGCCTGGTCGACCAGGCCGGCAACGTCGTCCTGGAGCAGACCGTCTCCGCCGGCGACATCTTCCGCGCCTGCCAGACCAAGGACGCCCCGATCCGCGACTGGGTGAAGCTGGCCGTCACCCGCGCCCGCGCCACCGGCGCCCCGGCGGTGTTCTGGCTGGACGAGACCCGCGCCCACGACGCCAACCTGATCGCCAAGGTGAAGCAGTACCTGCCGGAGCACGACACCGAGGGCCTGGACATCCGCATCCTGTCCCCGGTCGAGGCGACCAAGCTGTCGGTGGAGCGCATCCGCCGCGGCGAGGACACCATCTCCGTCACCGGCAACGTGCTGCGCGACTACCTGACCGACCTGTTCCCGATCCTGGAGCTGGGCACCAGCGCCAAGATGCTGTCGGTCGTCCCGCTGATGGCGGGCGGCGGCCTGTTCGAGACGGGCGCCGGCGGTTCCGCGCCGAAGCACGTCCAGCAGCTCGTCAAGGAGAACTACCTGCGCTGGGACTCGCTCGGTGAGTTCTTCGCGCTGGTGCCGTCCCTGGAGCAGTACGCGAAGACCACGGGCAACGCCCGCGCGCAGGTCCTCGCCGACACCCTCGACCGCGCCACGGCGACCTTCCTCAACGAGGACAAGTCGCCGACCCGTCGCATCGGCGGCATCGACAACCGCGGCAGCCACTTCTACCTGTCCCTGTACTGGGCGCAGGAGCTGGCCCGGCAGACCGACGACGCGGACCTGGCGAAGGCCTTCGCCCCGCTCGCCGAGACGCTCTCCGCCAACGAGCAGCGCATCGTCGACGAGCTGAACGCCGTCCAGGGCGAGCCGGCCGAGATCGGCGGCTACTACCGGCCCGACCCGGCCAAGGCCGCCGAGGTCATGCGCCCGTCCGCCACGTGGAACGAGGCGCTGGCGTCCCTGAGCTGA
- a CDS encoding mechanosensitive ion channel family protein, whose product MTRALTVDDLVYAGIALAAGLLAAFLLRMLLRWLGRHAERTNWRGDDVLVDALRMIAPWAAVAGGAAFAAAALPLTRTVQHNVNQTLTVLVIFAATVSAARVVAGLVRSVTQSRSGVAGSATIFMNITRILVLAIGFLVGLQTLGISIAPLLTALGVGGLAVALALQDTLANLFAGIHILASKTVQPGDYIQLSSGEEGYVEDINWRQTTVRNLSNNLVVIPNAQLAKTNMTNFMRPEQQLTILVQVGVSYDSDLEQVERVTKEVVAEVMTGITGAVPEHEPAVRFHTFGDSRIGFTVILGVGEFSDQYRIKHEFIKRLHRRYRDEGIRIPSPARTVALQQGAVVIPQQRGTGTEPDDMTTGTPI is encoded by the coding sequence GTGACCCGCGCGCTCACCGTGGACGATCTGGTGTACGCCGGAATCGCCCTCGCCGCCGGCCTGCTGGCGGCGTTCCTGCTGCGGATGCTGCTGCGCTGGCTCGGCCGGCACGCCGAACGCACCAACTGGCGCGGGGACGACGTCCTCGTGGACGCCCTGCGCATGATCGCGCCGTGGGCGGCGGTCGCGGGCGGCGCGGCCTTCGCGGCGGCGGCGCTGCCGCTGACCCGGACCGTGCAGCACAACGTCAACCAGACGCTGACGGTGCTGGTCATCTTCGCCGCGACCGTGTCGGCGGCACGGGTGGTGGCCGGCCTGGTGCGCTCGGTCACCCAGTCCCGCTCCGGCGTCGCCGGATCGGCCACCATCTTCATGAACATCACCCGGATCCTGGTCCTGGCGATCGGTTTCCTGGTGGGGCTGCAGACCCTGGGCATCTCCATCGCCCCGCTGCTCACCGCCCTCGGCGTCGGCGGCCTGGCGGTCGCGCTCGCGTTGCAGGACACGCTCGCCAACCTCTTCGCGGGCATCCACATCCTCGCCTCCAAGACCGTGCAGCCCGGTGACTACATCCAGCTGAGCAGCGGCGAGGAGGGCTACGTCGAGGACATCAACTGGCGCCAGACGACCGTCCGCAACCTGTCCAACAACCTGGTGGTCATCCCCAACGCGCAGCTGGCGAAGACCAACATGACCAACTTCATGCGCCCCGAGCAGCAGCTGACCATCCTGGTGCAGGTCGGGGTGTCGTACGACAGCGACCTGGAGCAGGTGGAGCGGGTGACGAAGGAGGTCGTCGCCGAGGTGATGACCGGGATCACCGGCGCCGTGCCGGAGCACGAGCCGGCGGTGCGCTTCCACACCTTCGGCGACTCCCGCATCGGGTTCACCGTGATCCTGGGCGTGGGCGAGTTCAGCGACCAGTACCGGATCAAGCACGAGTTCATCAAGCGCCTGCACCGGCGCTACCGCGACGAGGGCATCCGGATCCCGTCGCCCGCGCGGACGGTGGCGCTCCAGCAGGGCGCGGTGGTCATCCCGCAGCAGCGCGGCACCGGGACGGAGCCGGACGACATGACCACCGGCACGCCGATCTGA
- a CDS encoding YbhN family protein: MLPLLLVTVVAVRHRSVLADGFAHLATARWPWLLAAVGATCLTWVAAACTRQGAVLERLPGGRLLAAQFAAGAANHLLPTGLGASAVNLRFMTVCGLSPVRSSAALALYLLAESVGRVALLGALLVAFPDALRLGSLLPEGAFGPLLLAAGAVSVAAAGVLVSVRRLRTAVSAFLRTALGEARSVHARPSRALALWGGALAFPALQAAALVLVGRALGLPVPPAHMALAYLAATVAVALVPTPGGLGSVEAALVVALVAVGGPAAVATAVVLAFRVITVWLPLLPGAVTLGVLVRLRVI, translated from the coding sequence CCCGGTGGCCCTGGCTGCTGGCCGCGGTGGGCGCGACCTGCCTGACCTGGGTGGCCGCTGCGTGCACCCGGCAGGGCGCGGTCCTGGAACGGCTGCCCGGAGGACGGCTGCTGGCCGCGCAGTTCGCGGCGGGCGCGGCGAACCACCTGCTGCCCACCGGGCTGGGGGCGAGCGCGGTCAACCTGCGGTTCATGACGGTGTGCGGGCTGTCGCCGGTCCGCTCCTCGGCCGCGCTCGCGCTGTATCTGCTGGCGGAGTCCGTCGGCCGGGTGGCCCTGCTGGGCGCCCTGCTGGTCGCGTTCCCGGACGCGCTGCGGCTCGGCTCCCTGCTGCCCGAGGGCGCGTTCGGCCCACTGCTGCTCGCGGCCGGCGCGGTGTCGGTCGCCGCGGCGGGCGTGCTGGTGTCCGTACGGCGGCTGCGCACGGCCGTGTCGGCCTTCCTGCGCACCGCGCTGGGCGAGGCGCGGTCGGTGCACGCCCGGCCGTCCCGGGCGCTGGCGCTGTGGGGCGGGGCGCTGGCCTTCCCCGCGCTGCAGGCGGCGGCGCTGGTGCTGGTGGGCCGGGCGCTCGGGCTGCCGGTGCCGCCCGCCCACATGGCGCTGGCGTACCTGGCGGCGACGGTCGCGGTCGCGCTGGTGCCCACACCGGGCGGGCTCGGCTCGGTGGAGGCGGCGCTGGTCGTGGCGCTGGTGGCGGTGGGCGGCCCCGCCGCGGTGGCCACGGCGGTGGTGCTGGCCTTCCGGGTCATCACGGTGTGGCTGCCGCTGCTGCCGGGCGCGGTGACGCTGGGCGTCCTGGTGCGGCTGAGGGTGATCTGA